One window from the genome of Dyella sp. A6 encodes:
- a CDS encoding GNAT family N-acetyltransferase → MLIREITTGDGNAAFDRLWPVMQAVIAPGDTYNYPADLGYEEARAMWTAPPTRCFVAEDDHGSLLGFYKLRPNQPGRGDHVANASYMVAPAARGRGVARALCMHSLDQARQAGFTAMQFNFVVSTNAPAVHLWQSCGFRIVGQVPGAFRHATLGAVDVYVMHRFL, encoded by the coding sequence ATGCTGATCCGCGAGATCACCACCGGCGACGGCAACGCAGCGTTCGATCGCCTGTGGCCGGTGATGCAGGCGGTGATCGCACCCGGCGACACCTACAACTACCCCGCCGATCTCGGCTACGAGGAGGCGCGTGCGATGTGGACCGCGCCGCCCACGCGCTGCTTCGTCGCCGAAGACGACCACGGCAGTCTGCTCGGCTTCTACAAGCTGCGCCCGAACCAACCGGGTCGCGGCGACCACGTGGCCAACGCCAGCTACATGGTGGCACCTGCGGCACGTGGTCGCGGCGTGGCACGAGCACTTTGCATGCACTCGCTCGACCAGGCGCGCCAGGCTGGCTTCACCGCGATGCAGTTCAATTTCGTGGTATCCACCAATGCCCCAGCAGTGCACCTTTGGCAGAGCTGCGGCTTCCGCATCGTCGGCCAGGTTCCCGGCGCGTTCCGCCACGCCACGCTCGGTGCCGTCGACGTCTACGTGATGCACCGTTTTCTATAG
- a CDS encoding tetratricopeptide repeat protein: protein MQIRSHLLTFFAILLPISLAAYAYWPGLSGGYLFDDLGSLPALGAQGPVVHWHTFWRYITSGTADPAGRPLAMLTFLLDARNWPASPLPFKRTNLCIHLVNGLLLYALLTKLGELLEIERRRVRTAALLGCAFWLLHPLMVSTTLYIVQREAMLVATCCMAGLLLWIHGRTLLASNHLKAGTLWSMLGLGGFTLLGTLAKANGVLLPIYALLIEATVLASRQRITGQTASRVYQTILIAFGLIPATLVGTYLFYIGIHGIAQGGLASNRSWSYAQRLMTEPRVLMDYLQLLWLPRPFSSGLFNDQFTASTSLLSPITTVFALAAVTALIALAWWQRRHRPALALAVLFYFAGQLLESTSIPLELYFEHRNYTPALLMFWPLALWLTNERSLRQVKLALTVLLPLTLACMTYERASVWGNMEAQGLIWAKINPDSPRAQANAAEIEMSNGHAKNAVATLGKLLAAQPDQAQLAFNLIDAECMLGHIVPGTITDTKYAMLHTAATGTLFVRWFERSLPLAMSGHCAGMTPALLQNLINDGLKNRKLDLPGPRQDLTYLRGLIALREKHAHTAQADFTQALDIQVHPSFALQAAATLGSAGYPKLGLSLLNHYQRVQHQEMPPGFGMPMLHAWILKRQHYWPSEIAALQKQLNAATQHAETGSSHLDSPQGIVH, encoded by the coding sequence ATGCAAATTCGATCACACCTGCTGACCTTTTTCGCTATCCTCTTGCCGATCTCGCTTGCGGCATATGCGTACTGGCCAGGCTTGTCAGGCGGCTATCTGTTCGATGACTTGGGCAGCTTGCCGGCGCTTGGTGCACAGGGACCTGTCGTGCACTGGCATACATTCTGGCGTTACATCACTTCGGGCACAGCTGACCCCGCCGGTCGCCCGCTCGCCATGCTGACGTTCTTGTTGGATGCACGAAACTGGCCTGCCAGTCCGCTTCCGTTCAAACGCACCAACTTGTGCATCCATCTGGTCAATGGATTGCTGCTGTATGCACTGCTGACCAAGCTTGGTGAGCTACTGGAGATAGAACGCCGGCGAGTGCGAACCGCTGCGCTGCTTGGGTGCGCCTTTTGGCTACTACACCCCTTAATGGTATCGACCACACTTTATATCGTGCAGCGCGAAGCCATGCTTGTGGCAACCTGCTGTATGGCAGGATTACTGCTATGGATTCACGGGCGGACGCTTCTCGCGAGCAACCATCTGAAAGCAGGCACCCTCTGGTCCATGCTCGGACTTGGTGGCTTCACGTTGCTCGGAACATTGGCCAAGGCCAATGGCGTACTCCTACCGATCTATGCACTGCTCATTGAGGCCACGGTGCTGGCATCGAGACAACGGATAACCGGACAAACGGCCTCCCGTGTGTACCAGACGATATTGATCGCGTTCGGACTGATACCCGCAACACTTGTCGGCACCTATCTCTTCTACATAGGCATTCACGGCATTGCGCAGGGCGGCTTAGCAAGCAACCGCTCTTGGAGTTACGCCCAACGTTTGATGACCGAGCCACGCGTGCTCATGGACTATCTTCAGCTGCTATGGCTACCCCGGCCATTCTCAAGCGGGCTATTCAACGACCAATTTACAGCTTCAACGTCCTTGCTAAGTCCAATCACTACTGTTTTCGCATTGGCTGCGGTTACGGCATTGATTGCGCTGGCCTGGTGGCAACGTCGACACCGACCGGCACTAGCGCTTGCGGTTCTATTTTATTTCGCTGGCCAGCTTTTGGAATCTACCTCGATTCCGCTAGAGCTCTATTTCGAGCACCGCAACTATACCCCAGCGCTTTTGATGTTCTGGCCACTTGCATTGTGGCTTACCAATGAGCGCAGCCTTCGCCAGGTCAAATTGGCGCTGACAGTCTTACTACCCCTAACTCTGGCTTGTATGACTTACGAACGAGCCAGTGTTTGGGGAAATATGGAAGCTCAAGGACTCATTTGGGCAAAGATTAATCCGGACTCCCCCCGTGCGCAGGCGAATGCAGCCGAGATCGAAATGTCCAATGGACATGCCAAAAATGCCGTAGCAACTCTTGGAAAACTTCTTGCTGCCCAGCCCGATCAAGCTCAGCTAGCTTTTAACCTGATTGATGCGGAGTGCATGCTCGGGCATATCGTCCCCGGCACGATCACGGACACGAAATACGCAATGCTACACACTGCCGCCACTGGCACACTCTTCGTTCGCTGGTTTGAGCGCTCGCTGCCTCTGGCCATGTCTGGGCACTGTGCCGGCATGACTCCAGCGCTCCTTCAGAATTTGATCAACGACGGGCTAAAAAATCGCAAGCTTGACCTTCCCGGCCCCAGACAGGATTTGACATACCTTCGCGGTTTGATTGCTCTAAGAGAGAAGCACGCTCACACCGCACAAGCTGATTTTACGCAGGCTTTGGACATACAAGTTCACCCAAGTTTTGCACTACAGGCTGCAGCAACACTTGGGTCTGCCGGCTACCCAAAGCTCGGGCTTAGTTTGCTGAATCACTACCAGCGCGTACAACACCAAGAAATGCCACCGGGTTTCGGGATGCCGATGCTGCACGCCTGGATACTCAAACGCCAGCATTATTGGCCTAGTGAAATTGCCGCCCTGCAAAAGCAGCTCAATGCCGCCACACAGCATGCTGAAACTGGCTCATCACATCTCGACTCCCCCCAAGGCATCGTCCACTAA
- the miaB gene encoding tRNA (N6-isopentenyl adenosine(37)-C2)-methylthiotransferase MiaB, whose amino-acid sequence MSGKLFIKTHGCQMNEYDSAKMADVLKASHGLELTQDEAEADVILVNTCSIREKAQEKVFSQLGRWKEHKQGGKPVLIGVGGCVASQEGEAIIKRAPFVDLVFGPQTLHRLPELIEAKRATGKAQVDVSFPEIEKFDKLPEPRAEGPTAFVSIMEGCSKYCSYCVVPYTRGTEISRPFDDVLVEVAQLAEQGVREVTLLGQNVNAYQGPTHDGGTADLAVLIHAIAQIEAIGRIRFTTSHPLEFSDSLIEAYASVPKLANFLHLPVQAGSDRILAAMKRGYTTLEFKQKIRKLRAVRPDICISSDFIVGFPGETEDDFEKTMKLIEDVGFDQSFSFIFSARPGTPAASLDDDTASEVKHARLSRLQAKINDNARQINEAMVGTVQRVLVEKPSRKNPNELTGRTENMRFVNFPGPAQLIGRFVDVVVTEAMTNSLRGRLASDALAADPPHEAADLPAA is encoded by the coding sequence ATGAGCGGCAAGCTTTTCATCAAGACCCACGGCTGCCAGATGAACGAGTACGACTCGGCCAAGATGGCTGACGTGCTCAAGGCCTCGCACGGCCTGGAACTGACCCAGGACGAGGCGGAAGCCGACGTGATCCTGGTCAACACCTGCTCGATCCGCGAGAAGGCGCAGGAAAAGGTGTTCAGCCAGCTCGGCCGCTGGAAGGAGCACAAACAGGGCGGCAAGCCGGTGCTGATCGGCGTGGGCGGCTGCGTGGCATCGCAGGAAGGCGAGGCGATCATCAAGCGCGCACCGTTCGTCGACCTGGTGTTCGGCCCGCAGACCCTGCATCGCCTGCCCGAGCTGATCGAGGCCAAGCGGGCCACCGGCAAGGCCCAGGTGGACGTGTCGTTCCCCGAGATCGAAAAGTTCGACAAGCTGCCCGAGCCACGTGCCGAGGGCCCCACCGCCTTCGTCTCGATCATGGAAGGCTGTTCCAAGTACTGCAGCTACTGCGTGGTGCCCTACACCCGCGGCACCGAGATCAGCCGCCCGTTCGACGACGTGCTGGTGGAAGTGGCCCAACTGGCCGAACAGGGCGTGCGCGAAGTCACCCTGCTCGGCCAGAACGTCAACGCCTACCAGGGCCCGACCCACGATGGCGGCACCGCGGACCTGGCCGTGCTGATCCACGCCATCGCGCAGATCGAGGCGATCGGCCGGATCCGCTTCACCACCTCGCATCCGCTGGAGTTCTCCGACTCGCTGATCGAGGCCTACGCCAGCGTGCCCAAACTGGCCAACTTCCTGCACCTCCCGGTGCAGGCCGGCTCCGACCGCATCCTGGCCGCGATGAAGCGCGGCTACACCACACTCGAGTTCAAGCAGAAGATCCGCAAGCTGCGCGCGGTGCGTCCCGACATCTGCATCAGTTCCGACTTCATCGTCGGCTTCCCCGGCGAAACCGAGGACGACTTCGAGAAGACCATGAAACTGATCGAGGACGTGGGCTTCGACCAGAGCTTCAGCTTCATCTTTTCCGCCCGCCCCGGCACGCCTGCAGCCAGCCTCGACGACGACACCGCGTCCGAGGTCAAGCACGCCCGCCTGTCGCGCCTGCAGGCGAAGATCAACGACAACGCACGCCAGATCAACGAGGCGATGGTCGGCACCGTGCAGCGGGTGCTGGTGGAAAAGCCCAGCCGCAAGAATCCGAACGAGCTCACCGGCCGCACCGAGAACATGCGCTTCGTGAACTTCCCCGGGCCAGCCCAGCTGATCGGCCGCTTCGTCGACGTGGTCGTCACCGAGGCGATGACCAACTCGCTGCGCGGCCGGCTGGCAAGCGATGCCCTGGCTGCCGACCCGCCGCACGAAGCCGCAGACCTGCCGGCAGCGTAA
- a CDS encoding pilin: MKNLQKGFTLIELMIVVAIIAILAAIAIPAYQNYLIRSQVSEGAVLTDGAKTAISEYYSNYGTFPGSNASAGLPTNAASISGKYVANVNVGTKPGVIEAQFNSTTANKAIQGKYFSLSATPNGGSITWTCNNASYTTVDPKYLPSSCR; this comes from the coding sequence ATGAAGAACCTGCAGAAGGGCTTTACCCTGATCGAACTGATGATCGTCGTGGCGATCATCGCGATTCTTGCCGCCATCGCCATTCCGGCCTACCAGAATTACCTGATCCGTTCGCAGGTATCTGAAGGTGCGGTGCTCACCGATGGCGCAAAGACAGCTATCTCGGAGTACTACTCCAACTACGGTACATTCCCGGGTAGCAACGCGTCGGCCGGCCTTCCCACGAACGCGGCATCCATCAGCGGCAAGTATGTCGCCAATGTCAATGTTGGCACCAAGCCAGGCGTGATTGAGGCACAGTTCAATAGCACCACGGCCAATAAGGCTATCCAGGGCAAGTACTTTTCCCTTTCTGCGACACCAAACGGTGGCAGCATCACCTGGACCTGCAACAATGCGTCTTACACCACTGTAGACCCGAAGTATCTTCCGTCCTCTTGCCGTTGA
- a CDS encoding HlyC/CorC family transporter, with the protein MNDDPGSTSGPAHRTWWDRLGHLFSGEPRNREELIEELRTAHTNGLLDAETLPMLEGALKVTELSVDDVMIPRVQIVMISAEAPLADILNVVVESGHSRFPVHGEDKDDILGILLAKDLLKFFGNDTPFDIHSILRPAVLIPESMRLNVLLAEFKRSRNHMALVVDEYGGVAGLITIEDVLEQIVGEIDDEHDDEDVPALIHAQADGSWLVSALTPIEDFNEDIGCDFSDEEFDTIGGLITAEFGHLPETGEEATAGDFLFHVTEADDRRVQQFRVTRRQTD; encoded by the coding sequence ATGAACGACGACCCTGGCAGTACCAGCGGCCCGGCCCACCGCACCTGGTGGGACAGACTGGGCCACCTGTTTTCCGGCGAACCCCGCAACCGCGAGGAACTGATCGAGGAGCTGCGCACCGCGCACACCAACGGCCTCCTCGATGCCGAAACCCTGCCCATGCTGGAGGGCGCCCTCAAAGTCACCGAACTGAGCGTGGACGACGTGATGATCCCGCGCGTCCAGATCGTGATGATTTCCGCCGAAGCGCCACTGGCCGACATCCTCAATGTCGTGGTCGAGTCCGGCCACTCGCGCTTCCCCGTGCATGGCGAGGACAAGGACGACATCCTCGGCATCCTGCTGGCCAAGGACCTGTTGAAGTTCTTCGGCAACGACACACCGTTCGACATCCACAGCATCCTGCGGCCGGCGGTGCTGATTCCCGAATCGATGCGCCTCAACGTATTGCTGGCCGAGTTCAAGCGCAGCCGCAACCACATGGCGCTGGTGGTGGACGAGTACGGCGGCGTGGCCGGCCTGATCACCATCGAGGACGTGCTGGAACAGATCGTCGGCGAGATCGACGACGAGCACGACGACGAGGACGTGCCGGCACTGATCCACGCACAGGCCGACGGCTCGTGGCTGGTCAGTGCGCTGACCCCGATCGAAGACTTCAACGAGGACATCGGCTGCGACTTCTCGGACGAGGAATTCGACACCATCGGCGGTTTGATCACCGCCGAATTCGGGCACCTGCCGGAGACCGGCGAGGAAGCCACCGCCGGCGACTTCCTGTTCCACGTGACCGAAGCCGACGACCGACGCGTGCAGCAATTCCGCGTCACCCGGCGCCAGACCGACTGA
- the ybeY gene encoding rRNA maturation RNase YbeY — translation MTTAATLATVHLGYAVPRAGIPAAASFRRWVEAALHGAKRHKPAELSIRIVDADEGRALNRDYRGKDYATNVLSFPAELPTGVALPLIGDLAICASVVAREAAEQGKPARDHWAHLTIHGTLHLLGYDHIEDREAEAMEALEIRILAKLGIANPYA, via the coding sequence GTGACGACCGCCGCTACGCTGGCGACCGTGCATCTCGGCTACGCGGTGCCGCGCGCGGGCATTCCTGCCGCCGCCAGCTTTCGCCGCTGGGTCGAGGCCGCGCTGCATGGCGCGAAACGGCACAAGCCCGCCGAGCTGTCCATCCGTATCGTCGATGCCGACGAGGGGCGTGCTCTGAACCGCGATTACCGTGGCAAGGACTACGCCACCAATGTGCTGTCGTTCCCGGCCGAGCTGCCGACCGGCGTGGCGCTTCCGCTGATCGGCGACCTGGCCATCTGCGCGTCCGTGGTCGCCCGCGAGGCGGCCGAACAGGGCAAGCCGGCGCGCGACCACTGGGCGCACCTGACCATTCACGGCACGCTGCATCTGCTCGGCTACGACCATATCGAGGACCGCGAGGCCGAGGCGATGGAAGCGCTGGAAATCCGCATCCTGGCCAAGCTCGGCATCGCAAACCCTTACGCCTGA
- a CDS encoding magnesium and cobalt transport protein CorA → MSTQDSIAREAGSTPMVVNCVAYRNDGTRIGDIDIDAISETLESPNTFVWVGLHEPDEQLLLKLQREFDLHDLAIEDAQHAHQRTKIEAYGDSLFIVVQTAQHVSGNIAFGETHIFLGPRYLVTVRHGASLSYAPARRHCEHAPEMLALGPSYGLYGVLDFIVDNLLPIVRDFREELQELEQDIFSATFNRGTVRRLYDMQRDLMTLRLAVAPMQDIISQLVRLHPQLIPEELRAYFRDIYDHVFRVNESIGAMREMLNAAINVNLSLVTFGQNEVMKKLAGWAAMLAAPTLITSWYGMNFVHMPELARPWAYPTIIAVVACLVGGIYAVLRRARWL, encoded by the coding sequence ATGAGCACTCAGGATTCGATTGCACGGGAAGCGGGCAGCACGCCGATGGTCGTCAACTGTGTCGCCTACCGCAATGACGGCACACGCATCGGCGACATCGACATCGATGCCATCAGCGAGACGCTTGAATCACCCAACACATTTGTGTGGGTGGGGCTGCACGAGCCGGACGAACAGCTGCTGCTGAAGCTACAGCGTGAATTCGACCTGCACGACCTGGCCATCGAAGATGCCCAGCACGCTCATCAGCGCACCAAGATCGAAGCCTATGGCGACTCGCTGTTCATCGTGGTGCAGACCGCCCAGCACGTCAGCGGCAACATCGCGTTTGGCGAGACGCACATCTTTCTGGGTCCACGCTACCTGGTGACGGTGCGCCATGGCGCTTCGCTGTCCTACGCACCCGCGCGCCGCCACTGCGAACATGCGCCTGAAATGCTCGCGCTAGGCCCAAGTTACGGCCTGTATGGCGTACTGGACTTCATTGTCGACAACCTGTTGCCGATCGTGCGCGACTTCCGCGAGGAACTGCAGGAACTCGAACAGGACATTTTTTCGGCCACCTTCAACCGCGGTACGGTCCGCCGTCTTTACGACATGCAGCGAGATCTCATGACGCTGCGGCTCGCGGTGGCTCCGATGCAGGACATTATCAGCCAACTTGTGCGCCTGCATCCGCAGCTGATTCCCGAGGAACTGCGTGCCTATTTCCGCGACATCTACGATCACGTGTTCCGCGTCAACGAGTCGATTGGCGCGATGCGCGAGATGCTCAATGCCGCCATCAACGTGAATCTGTCACTGGTGACGTTTGGCCAGAATGAAGTGATGAAAAAGTTGGCCGGCTGGGCCGCCATGCTAGCCGCGCCCACACTGATCACCAGTTGGTACGGCATGAACTTCGTGCACATGCCCGAATTGGCCAGGCCATGGGCCTACCCCACCATCATCGCGGTGGTGGCGTGCCTGGTGGGCGGCATCTATGCAGTACTGAGGCGCGCTCGCTGGCTTTAG
- a CDS encoding pilin, giving the protein MSSQPYSRGFTLIELMIVVAIIAILAAIAIPAYQNYLIRAQVSEGMSLASGAKAAVWDYVSNTGQFPPSNQTAGLPSPGSIIGKYVSRVDVTGGKITVSYDTSQANAAIRSQQLVLSPTSGTGSIKWSCNSTGTTLDPKYLPSVCRS; this is encoded by the coding sequence ATGTCCAGCCAACCCTATTCGCGGGGCTTCACACTGATTGAGCTGATGATCGTCGTGGCGATCATCGCCATTCTCGCAGCCATTGCCATCCCGGCTTACCAGAACTATCTGATACGTGCACAGGTCAGCGAGGGCATGAGCCTGGCCAGCGGCGCCAAGGCTGCCGTCTGGGATTATGTCTCGAATACCGGCCAGTTCCCTCCCAGCAACCAGACTGCCGGGTTGCCATCGCCAGGCTCAATCATCGGCAAGTATGTTTCGCGGGTTGATGTCACAGGAGGCAAGATCACTGTTTCCTACGACACTTCACAGGCCAATGCGGCCATTCGCAGTCAGCAACTGGTGCTTTCACCCACCTCCGGGACCGGAAGCATCAAGTGGAGCTGCAATAGCACCGGTACGACCCTAGACCCTAAGTATCTACCTTCGGTCTGTCGTAGTTGA
- a CDS encoding glycosyltransferase family 39 protein translates to MRQNKQKTYLDPASGLTSARWFSMLALIGVIALGLRWFYVAHAVVYLPIRGDAVQYHAYAWNLAHHWIFSQAAPHSHIVTPDSFRDPGYPLFLAIWMKLFPGFAIWYPTVLMVQAALGASTVTLLVAAARTWLPARWLFAAGLLMAVWPHSVTITSFLLSETLFGFLCALGFYCLSRAFNQTKKGWAIAAGLAFSAAALTNAVLIPFAPLVALALLWQKTVNRRLLLALMLSSLALPAAWSIRNARLPSHDASSTSTGRALLNFVQGSWPEYHPAYRAAVQGNPEAKQILQAIQHEDDVLQTTPRAGIALIAHRIGARPLHYLAWYLRKPFALWGWNIQIGQGDIYVYPTLRSPFDEMPLFEALASICKAINPLLMLLALGGCITVFYRYRYIAPLAGSVALLSLYVTTVYSILQSEPRYSIPYRGFEILLAIYACWRMAMWVQALRQNPTPQEPRNKV, encoded by the coding sequence ATGCGCCAGAACAAACAAAAGACTTACCTTGACCCAGCATCCGGACTCACCAGCGCACGCTGGTTTTCAATGTTGGCGCTGATTGGCGTGATCGCCCTCGGGCTGCGCTGGTTCTATGTTGCACATGCCGTGGTTTACCTACCCATCCGTGGCGATGCCGTTCAATACCACGCCTACGCCTGGAACCTTGCGCACCATTGGATCTTTTCCCAGGCAGCACCCCACAGCCATATAGTCACACCGGACAGTTTCCGCGATCCCGGCTACCCGTTGTTCCTCGCCATCTGGATGAAACTGTTTCCCGGGTTTGCGATCTGGTACCCGACCGTACTGATGGTCCAGGCTGCATTGGGCGCATCTACAGTCACGTTGCTGGTGGCTGCTGCACGCACCTGGTTGCCCGCTCGCTGGCTATTCGCCGCAGGGCTTTTGATGGCCGTCTGGCCACACAGCGTGACAATTACAAGCTTCCTATTGAGCGAGACGCTATTCGGCTTTCTATGTGCGTTGGGCTTCTACTGCCTTAGTCGCGCTTTCAATCAGACGAAAAAAGGTTGGGCCATCGCTGCCGGCCTTGCCTTCAGTGCTGCCGCCCTGACCAATGCCGTACTGATTCCTTTTGCCCCGCTTGTTGCCTTGGCTTTGCTTTGGCAGAAGACAGTGAATCGTCGCCTGCTTCTCGCACTGATGCTTTCGTCTCTGGCCCTGCCTGCAGCGTGGAGCATTCGCAATGCCCGGCTGCCTTCGCACGACGCCTCATCCACATCCACAGGGCGCGCACTTCTCAACTTCGTCCAGGGGTCGTGGCCGGAATATCATCCCGCATACCGTGCAGCAGTCCAGGGCAACCCTGAGGCAAAGCAGATACTTCAAGCCATCCAGCACGAAGACGATGTGCTCCAAACCACACCGCGCGCAGGCATCGCCCTTATCGCGCATCGGATCGGAGCCCGGCCTCTGCACTATCTGGCATGGTACCTGCGCAAACCGTTCGCCCTCTGGGGATGGAACATTCAGATTGGCCAGGGCGACATCTACGTATATCCGACACTTCGCTCTCCTTTCGACGAGATGCCCCTCTTCGAGGCACTGGCCTCGATCTGTAAAGCGATCAATCCGTTATTGATGCTGCTTGCCCTGGGTGGCTGCATCACAGTGTTTTACCGGTATCGATACATAGCCCCCCTTGCTGGCTCAGTGGCGCTTCTTTCTCTGTATGTCACCACCGTCTATTCGATACTGCAATCCGAGCCTCGCTATTCCATCCCATATCGAGGCTTCGAGATTTTGCTGGCGATCTATGCCTGCTGGCGCATGGCCATGTGGGTACAAGCCCTGCGTCAAAATCCAACGCCGCAGGAACCAAGAAACAAAGTGTGA
- a CDS encoding DUF4105 domain-containing protein codes for MRPFRLLLPLLALFLLTAVPAHADVADAPGANLQVSLITYGPGATYWERFGHDALQLRDTVSGQTINFNYGVFDFNEKNFFINFARGRMHYLMDAEYAGPEEAFYVQEGRSIVRQRLALTPKQASALRDFLLWNLRPENAGYNYDYYIDNCTTRVRDALNRALGGVIETTLTARPGGMTYRQQTDRLMSAQPWLMLVLDLGLGPYADQPLNAWKESFLPMVLQANLRSIRVDDGHGGTRPLVESEHQLAPNHIAVPPAHAPDLRLPLAAAGLLLAALILAAARRWRTGFALLGSLYLILAGLVGLLLLALWTLTTHHAAWANANLLLFNPLALLLLPALWRSRRYVAPSRLANAVLLIQLLAMLTAVVLHLLPGTVQQNQPWILFAMPVWLALAWGLRQSTLVRPRLELRR; via the coding sequence ATGCGTCCATTCCGCCTGCTGCTTCCCCTGCTCGCCCTGTTCCTGCTGACCGCCGTACCGGCCCATGCCGACGTCGCCGACGCACCGGGTGCGAACCTGCAAGTCTCGCTGATCACCTACGGCCCCGGCGCCACCTACTGGGAGCGCTTCGGCCACGACGCGCTGCAGCTGCGTGACACCGTCAGCGGCCAGACGATCAACTTCAACTACGGCGTGTTCGACTTCAACGAGAAGAACTTCTTCATCAACTTCGCACGCGGCCGCATGCATTACCTGATGGATGCCGAATACGCTGGGCCGGAAGAAGCCTTCTACGTGCAGGAAGGCCGCTCCATCGTCCGGCAGCGGCTCGCGCTCACCCCGAAACAGGCCTCTGCCCTGCGCGATTTCCTGCTGTGGAACCTGCGCCCGGAAAACGCCGGCTACAACTACGATTACTACATCGACAACTGCACGACCCGCGTCCGCGACGCGCTGAACCGCGCACTCGGCGGCGTGATCGAGACCACCCTTACCGCGCGCCCCGGCGGCATGACCTACCGCCAGCAGACCGACCGACTGATGAGCGCGCAACCCTGGCTGATGCTGGTGCTGGACCTGGGGCTTGGGCCGTATGCCGACCAGCCGCTCAACGCCTGGAAGGAAAGCTTCCTGCCGATGGTGCTGCAGGCCAACCTGCGCAGCATCCGTGTCGATGACGGCCACGGCGGTACCCGGCCGCTGGTAGAAAGCGAACACCAACTGGCGCCGAACCACATCGCCGTTCCGCCCGCCCATGCACCCGACCTACGCCTACCGCTGGCGGCCGCCGGCCTGCTGCTGGCCGCACTGATTCTGGCCGCCGCACGCCGCTGGCGCACCGGCTTCGCCCTGCTGGGATCGCTCTACCTGATCCTCGCCGGCCTGGTCGGCCTGCTGCTGCTGGCTCTGTGGACACTGACCACGCACCACGCCGCCTGGGCCAACGCCAACCTGCTGCTGTTCAATCCACTGGCACTACTGCTGCTGCCTGCGTTGTGGCGATCACGCCGATACGTAGCGCCCAGCCGACTGGCCAATGCCGTGCTGCTGATACAACTGCTCGCCATGCTCACCGCCGTGGTGCTGCACCTGCTTCCCGGCACCGTGCAGCAGAACCAGCCGTGGATCCTGTTCGCCATGCCGGTATGGCTGGCGCTGGCCTGGGGTTTGCGGCAATCCACTCTGGTCCGCCCACGCCTCGAATTACGCCGTTGA
- a CDS encoding PhoH family protein — translation MASDLQQHDFVLEPEDNARLANLCGPFDEHLRQVELRLGVEIDHRGNIFQVIGEPGIARATEKVLRALYASSENETLNGAKINLQLAESGVDALAEDAGDATQDVVIKVKRGVIKGRGPNQARYLHAISRHDINFGVGPAGTGKTYLAVASAVEALEANRVQRVLLVRPAVEAGEKLGFLPGDLSQKVDPYLRPLYDALYEMLGFEKVAKLIERNVIEIAPLAYMRGRTLNDSYVILDEAQNTTVEQMKMFLTRIGFGSVAVITGDVSQVDLPRNIRSGLRHAVEVLRGVNGISFTFFTSRDVVRHPLVAKIVRAYEAFEQQNEDAR, via the coding sequence ATGGCAAGCGACCTACAGCAACACGACTTCGTCCTCGAACCCGAGGACAACGCCCGTCTCGCCAATCTGTGCGGGCCCTTCGACGAACACCTGCGTCAGGTGGAATTGCGCCTGGGCGTGGAAATCGACCACCGCGGCAATATCTTCCAGGTGATCGGCGAACCGGGCATCGCCCGCGCCACCGAGAAGGTGCTGCGCGCGCTCTACGCCAGCAGTGAGAACGAGACACTGAACGGCGCGAAGATCAACCTGCAGCTGGCCGAGTCCGGCGTGGATGCGCTCGCCGAAGATGCCGGCGACGCCACGCAGGACGTCGTGATCAAGGTCAAGCGTGGCGTGATCAAGGGACGCGGCCCCAACCAGGCGCGTTACCTGCACGCCATTTCGCGCCACGACATCAACTTCGGCGTCGGCCCGGCGGGCACCGGCAAGACCTATCTGGCCGTGGCCAGCGCGGTGGAAGCGCTGGAAGCGAACCGCGTGCAGCGCGTGCTGCTGGTGCGCCCCGCGGTGGAGGCCGGCGAAAAGCTGGGCTTCCTGCCCGGCGACCTGAGCCAGAAGGTCGACCCCTACCTGCGCCCGCTGTACGACGCGCTGTACGAGATGCTCGGCTTCGAGAAAGTCGCCAAGCTGATCGAGCGCAACGTGATCGAGATCGCGCCGCTGGCTTACATGCGCGGCCGCACCCTCAACGATTCCTACGTGATTCTCGACGAGGCGCAGAACACCACCGTCGAGCAGATGAAGATGTTCCTCACCCGCATCGGCTTCGGCTCGGTGGCGGTGATCACCGGCGACGTCAGCCAGGTCGACCTGCCACGCAACATCCGCTCGGGCCTGCGCCACGCGGTGGAAGTGCTACGCGGCGTGAACGGCATCAGCTTCACCTTCTTCACCTCGCGCGACGTGGTGCGCCACCCGCTGGTGGCCAAGATCGTGCGGGCCTACGAAGCGTTCGAGCAACAGAACGAGGACGCCAGGTGA